Proteins from a genomic interval of Caldicellulosiruptor diazotrophicus:
- a CDS encoding AraC family transcriptional regulator has translation MLLKKFKESFVFKRFLISYISILLIPLLLSLIVFNTSVTVVQKNSVNSTLFLLNQLKNLIDSRIEKIDEIAIKMAYDSKLQWISSLKKPTEGSPDMYWFWEYYNNFCKIVSNLKDELDISLLVALKHNDTIYYNSVLYFGMNDFYNNSFKYEKMSFKEWYTYLFSRFHYKDFLPKSRVIVDGVKKEVITYVYSFPFWKKRSPDGVIAIFIDERKIQNFLREIVENLKGNAYIVSKDGKIISTFSTNSTILNNIGFLNFEKSAGYTVVQINGNKVIRTFVKSQLNNWVYVAEFPIEFVMQEVYFLRKITIIVLLLALFLGFIFSIIFAYKNEKPISEILGILKRARPVLNKEEKEFEFIKKEISNLLQSEIELSKRLENQQFVLKEVFLERLLYGHYDDKSKIEKLMKYLNFNIDSKKFAVAIIRILKEYQKATKSILNELDIYRISIEEILKRNFEGPIYIHTINENEVAILIGFNMENDEEVKKRTKVLFETIQKEIAEKYSIAPLIVLGRICSSLFDVQYAFLDAKELLENISLKYDEIESNIIWADEWQKSDVIYYPLEIEEKIISLTLAGRVSDLKSILDILFEKNFIEKNLSKNLKIIFLNELLATFIKILSRCDNSMVSTLEIKQLFVSKEKQDLEMVFEEIAKRFLEISKIMDLNKKSHNEKLLEKILDFIHSNLYNSQMSISFVASQFDLSNSYFSFFFKEQTGMKFSDYIEKLRIEKACKLLREGKYNIDEIAKMVGYTNAHTFRRAFKKVIGILPSEFCERLREV, from the coding sequence ATGCTATTAAAAAAATTTAAGGAGTCATTTGTTTTTAAAAGATTTCTAATATCCTATATATCAATACTTCTTATTCCTTTGTTGTTATCATTGATTGTGTTTAACACCTCAGTTACTGTTGTTCAAAAGAATTCTGTTAATTCAACATTATTTTTGTTAAATCAATTAAAAAATCTTATTGACAGTAGAATAGAAAAGATAGATGAAATAGCAATAAAGATGGCATATGATTCTAAACTTCAATGGATTTCTTCTTTAAAGAAACCGACAGAAGGCTCTCCCGATATGTACTGGTTTTGGGAATATTACAATAATTTTTGCAAAATTGTTTCTAACTTGAAAGACGAATTAGATATATCATTATTAGTTGCACTGAAACACAACGACACTATTTATTACAATTCTGTTCTTTATTTTGGGATGAATGATTTTTATAACAATAGTTTTAAATATGAGAAAATGTCATTTAAAGAATGGTATACTTACCTTTTTAGCAGGTTTCATTACAAAGATTTTTTACCAAAATCGAGGGTTATAGTAGACGGAGTAAAAAAAGAAGTTATAACGTATGTTTATTCGTTTCCATTTTGGAAAAAACGCAGTCCTGACGGGGTCATTGCAATATTTATTGACGAGAGAAAAATCCAAAATTTTCTGAGAGAAATTGTAGAGAATTTAAAAGGTAATGCATATATAGTTTCAAAAGATGGGAAGATTATCTCAACCTTTTCAACAAATTCAACAATATTGAATAATATTGGGTTTCTAAATTTTGAGAAATCAGCAGGTTATACAGTTGTACAAATAAATGGAAATAAAGTAATAAGGACATTTGTAAAGTCACAATTAAACAATTGGGTTTATGTTGCTGAATTTCCTATTGAATTTGTTATGCAAGAAGTTTACTTTTTAAGAAAGATTACAATTATAGTATTACTTTTGGCATTATTTTTAGGTTTTATATTTTCGATAATATTTGCATATAAAAATGAGAAACCTATATCAGAAATTTTAGGTATTTTAAAAAGAGCAAGACCAGTTTTGAATAAAGAAGAGAAGGAATTTGAATTTATTAAAAAGGAAATTTCAAATTTACTGCAAAGTGAAATAGAACTTTCTAAAAGACTTGAGAACCAGCAGTTTGTATTAAAAGAAGTTTTCCTTGAAAGGCTTTTGTATGGTCACTATGATGACAAAAGCAAAATTGAGAAGTTGATGAAGTATCTAAATTTCAATATAGATTCAAAAAAGTTTGCAGTGGCAATTATAAGGATATTAAAAGAGTATCAAAAAGCTACCAAAAGTATACTCAATGAACTTGACATTTACAGGATTTCTATTGAAGAGATTTTGAAGAGAAACTTTGAGGGTCCTATTTACATACATACTATAAACGAAAATGAAGTTGCAATATTGATTGGTTTTAATATGGAAAATGATGAAGAGGTAAAAAAACGAACAAAAGTATTATTTGAAACCATTCAAAAGGAGATAGCTGAAAAGTATTCTATAGCTCCACTGATAGTGTTAGGACGTATATGTAGCAGTTTATTTGATGTTCAATATGCATTTTTAGATGCTAAAGAATTATTAGAAAATATTTCGCTTAAGTATGATGAGATAGAAAGCAACATAATCTGGGCTGATGAGTGGCAAAAATCGGATGTAATATACTATCCATTAGAAATAGAAGAAAAAATTATTTCACTTACTCTTGCAGGGCGTGTTAGTGATTTAAAGTCTATACTTGATATACTTTTTGAAAAAAATTTTATAGAAAAAAATCTCAGTAAAAATCTAAAGATTATCTTTCTAAATGAGCTTTTAGCTACATTCATTAAAATACTCAGCAGGTGTGATAATTCAATGGTTTCGACTTTAGAAATAAAACAGTTATTTGTTTCAAAAGAAAAACAAGACTTAGAAATGGTTTTTGAAGAGATTGCTAAGAGATTCCTTGAAATTTCTAAAATAATGGACCTGAATAAAAAAAGTCACAATGAAAAGTTGTTAGAAAAGATATTAGATTTTATACATTCAAATTTGTATAACTCTCAGATGAGTATATCTTTTGTAGCTTCACAATTTGATCTTTCGAACTCTTATTTTTCTTTCTTTTTCAAAGAACAGACAGGTATGAAGTTTAGCGATTACATTGAAAAACTGCGAATTGAAAAGGCATGTAAACTTTTAAGAGAGGGTAAGTATAACATTGATGAAATTGCAAAAATGGTAGGATACACCAATGCCCATACTTTCAGAAGAGCTTTCAAAAAAGTAATAGGGATTTTGCCAAGTGAGTTTTGTGAAAGATTGAGAGAAGTTTAA
- a CDS encoding type 2 periplasmic-binding domain-containing protein, which translates to MFDKKKLKVWRIFSIFIIFAIVIGLLVINPIVGLAATKPTITYFVQMDAKVAVSYDNFGKIAAYQLLMKKLNVNIQFIHPPMGGTAAQDQLNLMIASKKLPDIIYWNWVDSYPGGPVKALQDKVIIRLNEYVDKYAPNFKSYLSKHPDVKKMIVTDNGDLYCFPYLREDPEIQGTFYGPIVRKDWLGKLKISPPETVDEWYKMLKAFKVNDLNGNGKNDERPFSISLGGATSPRRAFDYCSFLVGAWGIKTDFFVENNKIQYGPLKPQYTDFIKTLQKWWKEGLIDPDILTMNRDIIRANIQNDLIGSFLGLIGGDLAFFVNLKKDLMGVKYPVLKKGQKPEFSHREPQFAKSGAAITTSCKNIPLAIKVLDWGWSKEGFMALNFGVLGKSYVIKDGRPVYTDEVMNNPQLDRPSALARYACASFGGPFIQAKENALQIGLGLPQQKEASENWRYATNKKLLPILSFTSDEAKKLADIMNVVNTYYDEMFVRLMTGKLNDVEQLRKGLKRMRIDEAIKIYQQAYNRYINRK; encoded by the coding sequence ATGTTCGACAAAAAGAAATTAAAAGTATGGAGAATTTTTAGTATTTTTATAATATTTGCAATTGTTATTGGTTTGTTAGTGATAAACCCTATAGTAGGTTTGGCAGCTACAAAACCTACTATTACCTATTTTGTCCAGATGGATGCAAAGGTTGCAGTGTCATATGATAACTTTGGCAAGATTGCGGCATATCAACTTCTTATGAAAAAACTAAATGTAAATATTCAATTTATCCATCCTCCGATGGGAGGTACCGCTGCCCAAGACCAATTAAATTTAATGATTGCATCCAAAAAGCTCCCTGATATCATTTACTGGAATTGGGTAGACAGTTACCCAGGTGGACCTGTAAAAGCTTTACAAGACAAGGTAATTATAAGGCTTAACGAATATGTGGACAAATATGCTCCAAATTTTAAATCATATTTGTCAAAACATCCTGATGTGAAAAAGATGATAGTAACAGACAATGGTGATTTGTATTGTTTTCCTTATTTGAGAGAAGACCCTGAAATTCAGGGTACCTTCTATGGCCCTATTGTGAGAAAGGATTGGCTAGGCAAATTAAAAATCAGTCCACCCGAAACTGTCGATGAATGGTATAAGATGTTAAAAGCTTTTAAAGTTAACGATCTCAATGGAAATGGTAAAAATGATGAAAGACCATTTTCCATTAGCTTAGGCGGTGCAACAAGTCCAAGACGAGCTTTTGACTATTGCAGTTTTTTAGTAGGTGCATGGGGTATTAAAACTGATTTCTTTGTTGAGAACAATAAAATTCAATATGGTCCTTTAAAACCTCAATATACAGATTTCATAAAGACACTTCAAAAGTGGTGGAAGGAAGGTTTGATTGACCCAGATATATTGACTATGAACAGAGATATAATCAGAGCAAATATTCAGAACGATTTAATAGGTTCTTTTTTGGGATTAATAGGTGGAGACTTAGCTTTCTTTGTAAACTTAAAGAAAGATTTAATGGGAGTTAAGTATCCTGTTCTTAAAAAAGGACAAAAACCAGAGTTTAGCCATCGTGAGCCTCAGTTTGCAAAAAGTGGAGCTGCCATTACCACATCTTGTAAAAATATTCCACTTGCAATAAAGGTTCTGGATTGGGGATGGAGTAAGGAAGGATTCATGGCACTCAATTTTGGTGTGTTGGGTAAAAGCTATGTTATAAAAGATGGGCGTCCGGTTTACACTGATGAGGTTATGAACAACCCGCAGCTTGATAGACCTTCTGCACTTGCTAGATATGCATGTGCCTCGTTTGGTGGTCCATTTATTCAGGCAAAAGAAAATGCTCTTCAGATAGGTTTAGGGCTTCCACAGCAGAAAGAGGCAAGCGAGAACTGGAGATATGCAACTAACAAAAAACTTTTGCCTATTCTTTCGTTCACGTCAGATGAAGCAAAAAAACTGGCAGATATTATGAACGTGGTTAACACATATTATGATGAGATGTTTGTAAGACTTATGACAGGCAAACTCAACGATGTTGAACAGCTGAGAAAAGGATTGAAAAGAATGAGGATAGACGAGGCAATAAAGATATATCAACAAGCATATAACCGTTACATCAACAGAAAGTAA